One window of Panthera tigris isolate Pti1 chromosome C2, P.tigris_Pti1_mat1.1, whole genome shotgun sequence genomic DNA carries:
- the ZNF35 gene encoding zinc finger protein 35 has product MTAELREAMALAPWGSVTVKKEEEEEENFLGQASSQQVHSENIKVWAPGESPQTGLVISEQEEKDPNMFWNMAVVLKATQEAPPASALGTCSLSGTLAKSEILETHGNMTSLGAETKNPQLLVPKTEICDEAEKPCIMPGRIQKVNPPEPELGEACEKGNLLKKQRIKREKKDFRQVTVKDCHVPESFKVEENQKCQEPGERYSLSSSSVKNQKSQPGQKPFTCSVCGKGFSQSANLVVHQRIHTGEKPFECHECGKAFIQSANLVVHQRIHTGQKPYVCSKCGKAFTQSSNLTVHQKIHSLEKTFKCSECEKAFSYSSQLARHQKVHITEKCYECNECGKTFTRSSNLIVHQRIHTGEKPFACNDCGKAFTQSANLIVHQRSHTGEKPYECKECGKAFSCFSHLIVHQRIHTAEKPYDCSECGKAFSQLSCLIVHQRIHSGDLPYVCNECGKAFTCSSYLLIHQRIHNGEKPYTCNECGKAFRQRSSLTVHQRTHTGEKPYECAKCGAAFISNSHLMRHHRTHLVE; this is encoded by the exons ATGACTGCAGAACTGAGAGAGGCCATGGCCTTAGCCCCCTGGGGCTCAGTGACAgtgaaaaaggaggaggaagaggaagaaaacttcCTAGGTCAGGCATCTAGCCAACAAGTGCACTCGGAGAACATCAAAGTCTGGGCTCCTGGGGAAAGTCCCCAGACAGGCCTTGTCATATCAGAACAGGAGGAAAAG GATCCAAACATGTTCTGGAACATGGCTGTAGTCCTGAAAGCAACACAGGAGGCACCTCCTGCCTCAGCCCTTGGCACCTGCTCATTATCAGGGACTCTGGCCAAGAGTGAGATACTGGAGACACATGGGAACATGACCTCTCTAG GTGCTGAAACCAAGAACCCACAGTTACTGGTTCCAAAAACTGAGATATGTGATGAAGCAGAAAAACCCTGCATAATGCCAGGAAGAATCCAGAAAGTTAATCCTCCAGAACCTGAGTTAGGAGAAGCCTGTGAAAAAGGGAACCTGTTAAAGAAGCAGAGAatcaagagggaaaagaaagatttcagaCAAGTGACAGTGAAGGACTGTCATGTACCTGAAAGCTTCAAAGTAGAGGAAAACCAGAAATGTCAGGAACCTGGGGAAAGGTATAGCCTTAGTTCTAGCTCtgttaaaaatcagaaaagcCAGCCTGGACAGAAGCCTTTTACATGTAGTGTGTGTGGAAAAGGCTTTAGTCAGAGTGCAAACCTCGTAGTGCATCAGCGAATCcacacaggggagaagccctTTGAATGTCATgagtgtgggaaggccttcaTTCAGAGTGCAAACCTTGTTGTGCATCAGCGAATCCACACTGGACAGAAGCCGTATGTTTGTTCaaaatgtgggaaagccttcactCAGAGTTCAAATCTGACCGTACATCAAAAAATCCACTCCTTAGAAAAAACCTTTAAGTGCAGTGAATGTGAGAAAGCCTTCAGTTATAGCTCACAACTTGCTCGGCACCAGAAAGTCCACATTACAGAAAAATGCTATGAATGTAATGAGTGTGGGAAAACATTTACTCGGAGCTCAAACCTCATTGTCCACCAGAGGATCCACACTGGGGAGAAGCCCTTTGCCTGTAACGATTGTGGCAAAGCCTTCACCCAGAGTGCAAACCTTATTGTGCATCAGCGAAGCCATACTGGTGAGAAGCCATATGAGTGtaaagaatgtggaaaagcctttagtTGTTTTTCGCACCTTATTGTGcaccagagaattcacactgCAGAGAAACCTTATGATTGCAGTGagtgtggaaaagccttcagtCAGCTCTCTTGCCTTATTGTGCATCAGAGGATTCACAGTGGAGATCTCCCTTATGTGTGTAATgagtgtgggaaggccttcaCGTGTAGTTCATACCTGCTTattcatcagagaattcataaTGGGGAGAAACCTTACACATGCAATGAGTGTGGCAAGGCCTTCCGGCAGAGGTCGAGTCTCACTGTGCACCAGAGAacccacactggggagaagcCCTACGAGTGTGCCAAGTGTGGTGCGGCTTTCATTTCTAACTCGCACCTCATGCGACACCACAGAACTCATCTTGTTGAGTGA